One genomic segment of Candidatus Thermodiscus eudorianus includes these proteins:
- the trxB gene encoding thioredoxin-disulfide reductase, translating into MSLRLRRLKRIPKGEEYDVVIVGGGPAGLSSAIYTQRFLLRTLVVAKELGGQLNLTDYIDDYPGLGKIRASDLVNKFKKHAEMFKADIYYPEEVVRFERLPDGRLRVLGKRGLDVVAKAVIMAVGSTRRKLGVPGEREFSGRGVSYCSVCDAPFYAGKDSVVVVGGGDAAFEGAILLSGYVRKVYLVHRRDQFRAKPFFVQVAKSKDNIEFLLNSIVTEIKGDGKVKSVVVKNRVTGEEREIKVDGVFIEIGFEPPKEWFESLGLNTDDAGYIKVDEWMRTNLDGVFAAGDCTSQWRGFRQVITAAAMGAVAAYSAYNYIVEKGWYRPVELSIEGTIFQR; encoded by the coding sequence ATGTCGCTTAGGCTGAGGAGACTGAAGAGGATACCTAAGGGCGAGGAGTACGATGTAGTGATAGTAGGCGGTGGTCCAGCTGGCCTCAGCTCCGCGATCTATACGCAAAGGTTCCTCTTGAGGACGCTCGTCGTGGCTAAAGAGCTCGGTGGACAGCTCAACTTGACAGATTACATCGACGACTATCCCGGGCTCGGTAAAATCAGGGCCAGCGACCTGGTTAACAAGTTCAAGAAGCATGCAGAGATGTTCAAGGCCGATATATACTATCCCGAGGAGGTTGTGAGGTTCGAACGCTTGCCCGATGGGCGTCTAAGGGTTCTCGGTAAAAGGGGTCTCGACGTGGTAGCCAAGGCCGTGATAATGGCTGTTGGCTCGACTAGGCGAAAGCTGGGCGTCCCCGGGGAGAGGGAGTTTAGCGGTAGAGGCGTTAGCTACTGTAGCGTGTGCGACGCTCCCTTCTATGCTGGGAAGGACTCAGTCGTTGTCGTCGGAGGCGGAGACGCGGCTTTTGAGGGGGCTATACTTCTGAGCGGCTACGTGAGGAAGGTATACCTGGTGCACAGGCGGGATCAGTTCCGTGCTAAACCATTTTTCGTCCAGGTCGCCAAGTCTAAGGACAACATAGAGTTCTTGTTGAATAGCATCGTTACCGAGATAAAGGGGGATGGGAAGGTCAAGTCGGTCGTCGTAAAGAATAGAGTCACTGGCGAGGAGAGGGAGATAAAAGTAGACGGGGTCTTCATCGAAATAGGCTTCGAGCCCCCCAAGGAGTGGTTCGAGAGCCTCGGGCTCAACACTGACGACGCGGGTTACATCAAGGTAGACGAGTGGATGAGGACTAATCTTGACGGGGTATTCGCCGCGGGAGACTGCACTAGCCAATGGCGCGGGTTCAGGCAGGTCATTACCGCCGCGGCGATGGGCGCTGTTGCAGCCTACAGCGCCTATAATTACATCGTCGAGAAGGGATGGTATCGGCCGGTCGAGCTGAGCATCGAGGGTACAATATTTCAACGCTAG
- the twy1 gene encoding 4-demethylwyosine synthase TYW1 has protein sequence MASLRLRDAVERVPDPYKPLAEVMARQKYHFVGRHTVVKKCYWTHTAIVENRFCYKCKFYGIESHRDIQMSPSAFWCWNACLHCWRIRPQDLGIDVDETRMPFSDDPREIVDGIIREHRRIVSGYKGHPKADPKRIEEAMNPVHVTMSLTGEPTLYELLGDLIKEIHRRGMTTFVVTRGVRPDVLAGLDEEPSQLYISLEAWDRKSYNYFNRPLVPRGWDLTLETLRILPSFSSPTVYRITLVKGFNDTAEALRGFARLVEIGLPTYVEVKAYMWVGASRERLSKANMPSHDEVRRFAWRLSELTGYKVLGEVKASRVVLLSSIEKPIRHGKGCPEGPEAPEPPGGGEYDVEDPELTY, from the coding sequence ATGGCTAGTCTACGGTTGAGAGATGCCGTGGAGAGGGTACCGGACCCCTACAAGCCTCTAGCCGAGGTAATGGCCAGGCAAAAGTATCATTTCGTCGGGAGGCATACTGTGGTCAAAAAGTGCTATTGGACGCATACCGCCATAGTGGAGAATAGGTTCTGCTACAAGTGTAAGTTCTATGGCATAGAGAGCCATAGGGACATCCAGATGAGTCCATCCGCCTTCTGGTGCTGGAATGCATGTCTACACTGCTGGAGAATCAGGCCTCAGGACCTAGGCATCGACGTAGATGAAACGAGGATGCCCTTCAGCGACGACCCGAGAGAGATAGTTGACGGTATAATACGCGAGCATAGGAGGATCGTTAGTGGATACAAGGGGCACCCTAAGGCCGACCCCAAGAGGATAGAGGAGGCCATGAACCCGGTGCACGTCACGATGAGCCTAACCGGGGAGCCAACACTCTATGAGCTACTGGGAGACTTGATAAAAGAGATTCACAGGCGTGGTATGACTACGTTCGTCGTGACCAGGGGGGTGCGCCCGGACGTCCTAGCGGGCCTCGACGAGGAGCCCAGTCAACTTTACATTAGCCTTGAAGCCTGGGATAGAAAGAGCTACAACTACTTCAATAGGCCCCTAGTACCGAGGGGATGGGACCTAACCTTGGAGACGCTCCGGATACTCCCGAGCTTCTCCAGCCCGACAGTATATAGGATAACGCTCGTCAAGGGCTTCAACGACACTGCAGAGGCTCTAAGGGGGTTTGCTAGGCTCGTTGAAATCGGGCTGCCAACCTACGTGGAGGTAAAAGCCTACATGTGGGTTGGGGCTAGTAGGGAGAGGCTCAGCAAGGCAAACATGCCCAGCCACGACGAAGTTAGAAGGTTCGCCTGGAGGCTCTCTGAGCTCACAGGTTATAAGGTGCTTGGCGAGGTCAAGGCGAGTAGAGTAGTGCTGTTAAGCTCTATAGAGAAACCGATCAGGCATGGAAAGGGGTGCCCGGAGGGGCCCGAGGCACCCGAACCACCAGGCGGGGGAGAATACGACGTGGAGGACCCCGAGCTAACCTACTAG
- a CDS encoding NAD-dependent deacylase: protein MGGEGLEEAVEATAELLSRSTYAIVFTGSGISSEAGIPTFRGRDGLWNKYRPEELASPEAFKRDPLRVWRWYAWRLKLVLQARPTPAHRVIAALENRGLVRSVVTQNVDGLHQRAGSRNVIELHGSILRARCTGCGYKWMIDRVLEDSELPLRCPRCSSLARPDVVWFGEALPPDALRRAYSEFLKADLVLVVGTSGVVEPAGSLPLLAVENGAKLVNINLEPNRYSGIAHVNYMGSSSGFFKALAERLKISI from the coding sequence GTGGGTGGAGAAGGCCTGGAGGAAGCTGTTGAAGCAACGGCGGAACTGCTCAGTAGATCTACTTATGCCATCGTATTCACGGGCTCGGGTATATCCTCGGAGGCAGGGATACCGACTTTCCGGGGAAGAGATGGTCTCTGGAACAAGTATAGGCCGGAGGAACTCGCATCGCCAGAGGCCTTCAAGAGGGACCCCCTAAGGGTTTGGAGATGGTATGCTTGGAGGCTGAAACTGGTCCTACAGGCGAGGCCGACGCCAGCCCATAGAGTTATAGCCGCGCTGGAGAATAGGGGCTTGGTAAGGTCTGTTGTAACACAGAATGTTGACGGCCTGCACCAAAGGGCTGGTTCCAGGAATGTAATCGAGCTACACGGTTCTATACTGCGGGCGCGTTGCACGGGTTGCGGCTACAAGTGGATGATAGACAGGGTCCTGGAGGATAGCGAGTTGCCCCTGAGATGCCCCAGGTGTTCCTCACTTGCCAGGCCCGATGTTGTCTGGTTCGGCGAGGCTCTACCTCCCGATGCTCTTCGTAGAGCCTACAGTGAATTCCTTAAGGCCGATCTAGTCCTGGTTGTCGGCACTAGTGGGGTTGTCGAGCCCGCTGGCAGCCTGCCACTCCTTGCAGTCGAGAACGGTGCCAAGCTCGTTAACATTAACCTTGAGCCGAACAGGTACTCTGGTATTGCGCACGTGAATTATATGGGGTCTTCAAGCGGGTTCTTTAAGGCTCTAGCCGAGAGGCTAAAGATATCTATATGA
- the rgy gene encoding reverse gyrase gives MKRLDPIFKTSCPNCGGPISAERLEKGLPCEACLPNATAGTVTEIAQSLAKRGVLKGYLWLYDLAERFDDFKVFFEARVGSSLWSAQASWAKRLLSLESLAIIAPTGVGKSTLLQAYASYRVRRDRWRVLYLVPTENLAKQVVERLKGLVGGELAYYYGSMPKALKEQQLERIKKGSYKVLVVTTSFLQRRFDLLSGSSGFNLVIVDDVDSLLRNSRNVDRVLLLLGFSRESIEAAEELVKAKLKLYAALASGKEEKIEELRSRVAEVESRLRASIDGSQGQLVIASATGRPRGIRHLLFKELLGFEVGGGTDYMRNVLDTYKITENPIGDVIEIVKTMGDGGIVFISQLYGKTHAKLVYKKLDEAGIPASLALAGSRRSIEKLASGKVKILVGVASRYGVIVRGLDLPEKVRYAVFLGVPARIQLYEDAVSNPRRLLTLLYYLNDQGIEWAKSYIDKIRKLMDKITDYSIVSMAFKGRIKPEGLLRELISTMKEAADRAEEEFKTRIGVGETLRIGGIVLENSGDKLSVIIPDAPTYLQASGRTSRLYKGTMTYGVSIILERRKDLVEALWERLSWYTSDKPVDFSRVSVEDELARIEESRKGKGKKVTVKSVLLIVESPTKARTIAWFWGRPSKRRSGRTTIYETSVSDPETGIVYLLTITATRGHLYDLSIDEDDGVYGVIMDNGRIRPVYAPIRRCLDCGYQYAGTGPCPRCGSVNVNDSRRTIQLLRKLATEVDEVIIATDPDREGEKIAWDVYLALKPYNDNIKRGRFHEVTREAVLEALRNANGIEEPLVNAQIVRRIEDRWIGFYLSSHLWSVFGKRWYGAGRVQTPVLGWIIDRYEEYKRGRGYRVVAVLEDGRVYFFTKDKAEAEQAAQSKSIIVAEATYWEETHNPPPPFTTDSLLYEASRRYSYNARFTMKLAQDLFESGLITYHRTDSTRVSKTGMAIAASYLEKTGLKHLYRPRSWGDSGAHEAIRPTRPISPEELERMVYDGTIKVPLKLTRAHIKLYDLIFRRFIASQMTPSTVKMASITLRLGTLNEVVEGPVDYRGEGFHLVYKPRARKWADGLSKGQEIPVLETRVVRASAVSLLKSGDVIQLMKKRGIGRPSTYAKAIEANIRHGYVIESKRLNYLIPTKHGISVYGYLAENFAELVSEETSRRMEERLTSIERGETDPIEVIEDVKSLITGLVDAANLSRTAIST, from the coding sequence ATGAAGAGGCTCGACCCCATCTTCAAGACCTCATGCCCTAACTGTGGCGGGCCTATAAGTGCCGAGAGACTGGAAAAGGGCCTTCCATGCGAGGCTTGCCTGCCTAATGCGACTGCTGGCACGGTGACTGAGATAGCCCAGAGCCTCGCTAAGAGAGGCGTGTTGAAGGGTTATCTATGGCTGTACGACCTAGCGGAGAGATTCGACGATTTTAAAGTCTTTTTCGAGGCTAGGGTGGGGTCGAGCCTCTGGAGCGCTCAAGCTAGCTGGGCTAAGAGGCTACTCTCCCTTGAGAGCCTGGCTATAATAGCACCCACGGGAGTGGGGAAGTCCACGCTGTTACAGGCCTATGCATCCTATAGAGTCCGCCGTGACCGGTGGCGCGTGCTTTATCTGGTTCCTACCGAGAACTTGGCCAAACAGGTTGTTGAGAGGCTCAAGGGGTTAGTGGGAGGGGAGCTAGCCTACTATTATGGTTCTATGCCGAAGGCGTTGAAGGAGCAGCAGCTTGAAAGGATCAAGAAGGGCAGTTATAAGGTACTCGTTGTGACCACAAGTTTCTTGCAGAGGAGATTCGATCTATTATCCGGAAGCAGCGGTTTCAACCTAGTCATAGTCGACGATGTGGACAGTCTACTCAGGAATAGCAGAAACGTCGACAGGGTCCTCCTACTACTGGGGTTCTCAAGGGAATCGATAGAGGCTGCAGAGGAGCTAGTCAAGGCCAAACTCAAACTGTACGCCGCCCTAGCCTCAGGGAAAGAGGAGAAAATCGAGGAATTAAGGTCGAGAGTAGCTGAGGTAGAATCCAGGTTACGAGCCTCGATAGACGGTAGCCAGGGTCAACTAGTTATCGCATCTGCAACGGGCAGGCCACGGGGCATAAGACACTTACTCTTCAAGGAGCTACTCGGCTTCGAGGTCGGCGGTGGAACTGACTACATGAGGAACGTCCTCGACACCTATAAGATCACGGAAAATCCTATTGGCGATGTTATAGAGATAGTTAAAACCATGGGAGACGGGGGGATAGTATTCATCTCACAGTTATATGGTAAAACACATGCGAAGCTAGTCTATAAGAAGCTGGATGAGGCGGGTATACCAGCTTCACTGGCGCTAGCTGGCTCCCGGAGGAGTATAGAGAAGCTGGCTAGCGGTAAGGTAAAGATCCTAGTCGGCGTGGCCAGCAGGTACGGTGTCATAGTGAGGGGACTCGATCTTCCGGAAAAAGTCAGGTATGCTGTATTCCTGGGCGTACCAGCCAGGATTCAACTTTATGAAGATGCTGTTTCAAACCCTAGGCGCCTCTTGACACTGCTATACTACTTGAATGATCAGGGTATAGAGTGGGCTAAGTCCTATATCGATAAAATAAGGAAGCTAATGGATAAAATAACAGATTACAGTATAGTATCCATGGCGTTCAAGGGTAGGATCAAGCCAGAGGGCCTTCTAAGGGAGCTAATCTCGACGATGAAGGAAGCCGCCGATCGGGCGGAGGAAGAATTCAAAACACGCATTGGAGTAGGGGAAACGCTGAGGATCGGAGGAATCGTCCTTGAAAATAGCGGGGACAAGCTATCGGTCATCATACCCGATGCCCCAACATACCTACAAGCCAGTGGCAGGACGAGCAGGCTCTACAAGGGCACAATGACTTATGGAGTAAGCATAATCCTGGAGCGGAGAAAGGATCTCGTAGAGGCACTCTGGGAGAGACTCTCCTGGTACACTAGCGACAAGCCTGTAGACTTCTCAAGGGTCTCCGTGGAAGACGAGCTGGCTAGGATCGAGGAGAGCAGGAAGGGTAAAGGGAAGAAGGTCACAGTTAAATCAGTCCTCCTCATAGTGGAGTCACCCACTAAAGCCCGGACAATAGCCTGGTTCTGGGGCAGACCAAGCAAGAGGAGAAGTGGTAGAACGACTATTTACGAGACAAGCGTTAGCGACCCGGAGACCGGCATAGTGTATCTGCTCACGATAACAGCCACGAGAGGGCATCTATACGATCTATCAATCGATGAAGACGACGGGGTATATGGCGTCATTATGGATAACGGTAGGATAAGACCCGTCTATGCCCCGATAAGGAGATGCCTCGACTGCGGATACCAATACGCTGGCACCGGCCCCTGCCCCCGCTGCGGCTCGGTAAACGTCAACGACTCAAGGAGGACTATACAACTATTGAGAAAGCTAGCTACGGAAGTCGACGAGGTAATCATAGCAACCGACCCAGACCGGGAAGGCGAGAAGATAGCATGGGACGTCTACCTCGCCCTAAAACCCTATAACGACAACATAAAGAGGGGGAGATTCCACGAGGTTACGAGGGAGGCAGTTCTAGAAGCCCTAAGGAACGCAAACGGCATAGAAGAGCCGCTAGTTAACGCTCAGATCGTCAGGAGAATAGAGGACAGATGGATAGGGTTCTACCTCAGCAGCCACCTATGGAGCGTATTCGGTAAGAGATGGTACGGAGCCGGCCGGGTACAGACTCCAGTTCTCGGATGGATAATCGACAGGTACGAGGAGTACAAGAGAGGGAGGGGCTACCGGGTAGTAGCGGTATTAGAAGACGGCAGAGTCTACTTCTTCACAAAGGATAAAGCAGAAGCCGAGCAAGCGGCACAATCCAAGAGTATAATTGTGGCCGAAGCCACATACTGGGAGGAAACACATAACCCCCCACCCCCCTTCACCACGGACTCCCTACTCTACGAGGCGTCTAGAAGGTACTCCTATAACGCCCGGTTCACCATGAAGCTAGCCCAAGACTTATTTGAAAGCGGCTTGATTACGTACCATAGAACAGACTCCACCAGGGTATCTAAAACCGGGATGGCTATAGCGGCCTCCTATCTAGAAAAGACTGGCCTAAAGCACCTCTACAGGCCCAGGTCTTGGGGCGACTCTGGAGCACACGAAGCAATCAGGCCCACAAGACCCATATCTCCAGAGGAACTCGAACGAATGGTCTACGATGGTACTATAAAGGTCCCGCTAAAACTGACTAGAGCCCACATAAAGCTCTACGACCTGATATTCAGGAGGTTCATCGCCAGCCAGATGACCCCGTCAACAGTGAAAATGGCGTCGATAACGCTCAGGCTAGGCACACTAAACGAAGTGGTCGAGGGCCCGGTCGACTACCGGGGCGAGGGATTCCATCTAGTCTACAAGCCCAGGGCCAGGAAGTGGGCTGACGGGTTATCAAAGGGCCAGGAGATCCCGGTACTGGAGACGCGTGTCGTGAGGGCCAGCGCGGTGTCACTACTAAAGTCCGGAGACGTTATACAGTTGATGAAGAAGCGCGGCATAGGCAGGCCTAGCACCTATGCCAAGGCGATAGAGGCCAATATAAGGCACGGCTATGTAATCGAGAGTAAGAGGCTCAACTACCTGATACCGACAAAGCACGGTATCAGCGTCTACGGGTACCTAGCCGAGAACTTCGCCGAGCTAGTCTCCGAAGAGACCAGCAGGAGAATGGAAGAGAGGCTAACCAGCATAGAACGCGGCGAGACCGATCCAATCGAGGTCATAGAGGATGTGAAGTCGCTCATAACAGGGTTGGTAGACGCGGCAAATCTATCGCGGACCGCCATCTCGACTTGA
- the sucC gene encoding ADP-forming succinate--CoA ligase subunit beta, with protein MKLFEYEAKEILARKGVKVPRSVLVTPSDDPIAKMKEAGLTPPVVVKAQVLVAGRGKAGGIKMAKTEEEVRQVVQELFNKPIKGLVPRLLLIEEAIPHEVELYAAIVLDRSARKPVVLASKYGGMDIEEISREKPESIVRQHIDPFIGMKGYQARLIGKKIGLSGKALSSFSRFLTALYNVFVEYDSELAESNPLALVGDEVIPLDARMIVDDNALYRHQELVKEIELTGEYTEWEIKARKAGLAFVELDGEVGIIGNGAGLTMTTMDLVYEFGGKPANFLDIGGGASADLVKKAVSFLIEYPKAKKIFINIFGGITRGDEVAKGIVKAMEELGQIPKPIVIRLAGTRAEEGKEILQKAGIEAFTDPIEAVKRVIEL; from the coding sequence TTGAAGTTATTCGAGTATGAAGCCAAGGAGATACTTGCTAGAAAGGGGGTTAAGGTACCTAGAAGCGTCCTGGTCACGCCCTCGGATGACCCAATAGCCAAGATGAAGGAGGCAGGCCTGACGCCACCAGTCGTGGTCAAGGCGCAGGTCCTAGTAGCCGGGAGGGGTAAAGCAGGAGGCATAAAGATGGCGAAGACCGAGGAAGAGGTCAGACAGGTAGTCCAGGAACTATTTAACAAGCCCATCAAAGGATTAGTGCCGAGGCTACTCCTAATAGAGGAGGCTATCCCCCACGAGGTAGAGCTCTATGCAGCGATAGTTCTCGACAGGAGTGCCAGGAAGCCGGTCGTCCTAGCAAGCAAGTACGGTGGAATGGACATAGAGGAGATCTCCAGGGAGAAACCAGAGAGCATAGTCCGGCAGCACATAGACCCCTTCATCGGGATGAAAGGATACCAGGCCAGACTCATAGGGAAGAAGATAGGGCTGTCCGGGAAAGCGTTATCTAGCTTCTCACGCTTCCTAACGGCGCTGTACAACGTGTTCGTGGAATATGACTCTGAACTAGCAGAGTCGAACCCACTAGCACTCGTGGGAGACGAGGTGATACCCCTAGACGCCAGGATGATAGTCGACGACAACGCCCTCTACAGGCACCAAGAGCTTGTAAAGGAGATAGAGCTGACAGGCGAGTATACGGAGTGGGAGATCAAAGCGCGGAAGGCAGGGCTAGCTTTCGTCGAGCTCGACGGAGAGGTGGGGATAATCGGTAACGGGGCAGGCTTAACCATGACCACAATGGACCTCGTATACGAGTTCGGCGGCAAACCAGCTAACTTCCTAGACATAGGCGGCGGTGCCAGTGCCGACCTAGTCAAGAAGGCGGTCTCATTCCTCATAGAGTATCCCAAGGCCAAGAAGATATTCATAAACATATTCGGGGGAATAACCAGGGGAGACGAAGTAGCTAAGGGAATAGTCAAGGCCATGGAGGAGCTAGGCCAGATACCGAAGCCCATAGTAATAAGGCTGGCTGGAACGCGGGCCGAGGAGGGCAAGGAGATACTGCAGAAAGCGGGGATAGAAGCCTTCACAGATCCTATTGAAGCAGTAAAAAGGGTGATAGAGTTATAG
- the sucD gene encoding succinate--CoA ligase subunit alpha: protein MAVLLDENSKVIVQGITGREGSFHTKLMLDYGTKIVAGVTPGKGGQEVHGVPVYDTMKEAVEAHPDANTSIIFVPARFAPDAVYEAVDAGMKLVVVITEHIPVHETLKFVNYAKQKGTVVIGPNCPGIISPGKSKVGIMPGATFKPGPVGIVSRSGTLTYEIGYALSKEGIGQSTVIGIGGDPIIGLSFTEAMEYFEKDPETKALVLVGEIGGDMEERAAKMIAEGRFTKPVVAFIAGRTAPPGKRMGHAGAIIMMGTGTYEGKVKALEEVGVKVARTPFEIPSLIKEYL from the coding sequence ATGGCCGTCCTATTAGACGAGAACTCGAAGGTAATAGTCCAAGGCATAACGGGCAGAGAGGGCTCGTTCCATACCAAGCTCATGCTAGACTACGGGACGAAGATAGTGGCTGGAGTAACCCCAGGCAAGGGAGGCCAAGAAGTGCATGGAGTGCCAGTGTATGATACGATGAAGGAGGCGGTAGAGGCTCATCCAGACGCCAATACCTCGATAATATTCGTCCCGGCGAGATTCGCGCCCGACGCGGTGTACGAGGCTGTGGACGCTGGGATGAAGCTGGTCGTAGTAATCACCGAGCACATACCGGTCCACGAAACCCTAAAGTTCGTCAACTATGCAAAGCAAAAAGGGACGGTAGTCATAGGACCCAACTGCCCAGGCATAATATCCCCCGGCAAGTCAAAGGTAGGAATAATGCCGGGTGCAACGTTTAAGCCAGGTCCCGTAGGCATAGTTTCAAGAAGCGGTACATTAACCTATGAGATAGGCTATGCCCTGTCAAAGGAGGGTATAGGACAGAGTACCGTCATCGGCATCGGAGGAGACCCAATCATAGGATTATCCTTTACAGAGGCAATGGAGTATTTCGAGAAGGATCCAGAGACGAAGGCACTAGTACTAGTGGGAGAGATCGGAGGCGACATGGAGGAGAGAGCCGCTAAGATGATAGCTGAAGGCAGGTTCACGAAGCCAGTAGTTGCCTTCATAGCAGGCAGAACGGCCCCACCCGGGAAACGAATGGGCCACGCGGGCGCGATAATAATGATGGGGACCGGCACCTACGAAGGCAAAGTCAAAGCCCTGGAAGAGGTCGGGGTGAAAGTAGCTAGAACCCCGTTCGAGATACCAAGCCTGATAAAAGAATACCTCTAA
- a CDS encoding DEAD/DEAH box helicase, which yields MKNTIVLPRIRIRVAKWLPKEDFYQLTRIARYLGRFDNYSVFELDPDRINRSGLGLDDILAIISSIDGVNEEDREALKQLIAEATRVDVYFGDDGWIRVKSKVYLKDILSEHGIRLPYDRSEHAYKAPPYMYRRIIEALQRRGLPVNDEIGLLDSRARLPRPIEFKGKLRPYQEEALEKWRSNGYTGIIALPTGAGKTVIAIAGIAELGVRTLVVVYTKEQVKQWIEAIRHFTNAGAMVGAYYSDEKRLAPITVTTYQTTHRHLKVFSRNYAFVVYDEAHHLPADKFKAISIGLAAPYRLGLSATVEREDGKHEEIFPLIGGVIFSLTPGELTRQGYLATYVIRTRKVKLLDNERKRYEELRRKYQALSRGRTFQELLEAAKKGDKSAIEALRVHKEMVKLVQHSEAKLREAEKIINSELAKGSKIIVFTQLKSQAEEIARRVNGLLLHGGLDKTRRARILDTFKRSRTGVLVVTTVGDEGLDIPDANVGILLSGTGSHRQFIQRLGRLLRPKPGKNTAVLYEVIAAGTSEEYQARKRRMSRL from the coding sequence ATGAAGAACACCATTGTGCTGCCGCGGATCCGCATTAGGGTGGCTAAGTGGCTTCCGAAAGAGGACTTCTACCAGCTCACAAGAATAGCAAGGTATCTGGGGCGCTTCGATAACTATTCGGTTTTCGAGCTTGACCCCGACCGTATAAATAGGAGTGGGCTTGGATTGGACGATATCCTAGCTATTATCAGCAGTATTGATGGTGTCAATGAAGAGGATAGAGAGGCGTTGAAACAACTCATAGCAGAGGCGACCCGAGTCGACGTGTACTTCGGGGATGACGGCTGGATACGGGTTAAATCCAAGGTATACCTTAAGGATATTCTAAGCGAACACGGTATAAGGCTTCCCTATGATAGGAGCGAACACGCCTACAAGGCTCCCCCATACATGTATAGGAGGATTATCGAGGCGTTACAGCGAAGAGGGTTACCCGTTAACGATGAAATCGGCTTACTAGACTCTAGAGCACGGCTTCCGCGGCCCATAGAATTCAAGGGCAAACTAAGGCCCTACCAGGAAGAGGCGCTTGAGAAGTGGCGGTCAAACGGGTATACAGGGATAATTGCTCTACCCACGGGAGCCGGTAAAACTGTCATCGCCATCGCTGGGATCGCGGAGCTGGGAGTCAGGACGTTGGTCGTAGTCTATACTAAAGAACAGGTGAAGCAGTGGATTGAAGCCATCAGGCACTTCACTAACGCTGGAGCCATGGTTGGAGCCTATTACAGCGATGAGAAGCGGCTAGCCCCTATCACGGTAACTACCTACCAGACCACGCATCGCCACCTTAAAGTATTCTCAAGAAACTATGCTTTTGTGGTCTATGACGAGGCACACCATCTGCCGGCTGATAAGTTTAAGGCTATATCGATTGGGCTTGCAGCTCCCTACAGGCTTGGCTTGTCTGCTACCGTTGAGCGGGAGGATGGGAAGCACGAAGAGATCTTCCCGTTGATAGGTGGTGTAATCTTCTCGCTAACCCCCGGCGAGCTCACCAGGCAGGGATACCTGGCTACGTATGTAATTAGGACTAGGAAGGTGAAGTTGCTTGACAACGAAAGGAAGAGGTATGAGGAGCTTAGGAGAAAGTACCAGGCCCTATCTCGGGGTAGGACTTTCCAGGAGCTACTTGAGGCTGCCAAGAAGGGAGACAAGAGTGCTATAGAGGCCTTGCGCGTCCACAAGGAGATGGTGAAACTAGTACAGCATAGCGAGGCAAAGCTGAGGGAGGCCGAGAAAATAATAAACAGTGAACTCGCAAAAGGGTCTAAGATCATAGTCTTTACACAGCTTAAATCCCAGGCCGAGGAGATAGCTAGAAGAGTCAATGGCTTACTCTTACACGGCGGCCTCGACAAGACCCGTAGAGCCCGTATACTGGATACCTTCAAGCGTAGCAGAACCGGTGTGTTGGTAGTGACTACAGTCGGCGACGAGGGCCTCGATATACCGGACGCTAACGTGGGAATTCTCCTTTCTGGCACTGGTTCGCATAGGCAGTTCATACAGAGGCTGGGCCGGTTATTGAGGCCCAAGCCCGGTAAGAATACCGCGGTGCTCTACGAGGTCATAGCCGCGGGGACTAGTGAAGAGTATCAAGCTAGGAAGAGGAGGATGTCTAGGTTATAG